A single Bifidobacterium asteroides DNA region contains:
- the mtrB gene encoding MtrAB system histidine kinase MtrB: MSSRTRHRVVSSAVGMFLRRLYRAVRSSLQIRMVLLATVSALLIGVVFMTASLYSVRTSLLNQVLRQAQADFAAELARAQGGLDSADITGDEGSYQKLVVNMAANVQNEGAPNMVGVFIWPDDSTARRFVPVSTAPGDSDLITPEIRNAVVSNGSHSYSQMINTADKGQYPVPGIVMGSMLRPATTGGIEFYAIYSFADQQRSVLSVQMALLAVSVVTSVVMGIIVFLALHSVIRPVTKVAGAAKGLAQGESDVRVTEDRTDELGTLQRSFNVMADSINEKIGQLEEAEAYQRRFVSDVSHELRTPVTTIRMATDLLFKTRDDLDPSKRRTVELLDKQVSRFASMLEDLLEISRYEAGQTSLNPDLCDACGLVRNVVQQVAQIARTKGVAVKALLPDHKVMITVDASRCTSILRNLVNNAIDFAEDGPVQLRLAVSEHAVVFSVRDWGTGIAPEDLTHIFERFWRADPSRSRLTGGTGLGLSIALDNTDLMHGLLQVRSQVGQGTWFLLTLPRDVSEQLDQGSAPVRFQPGHGLDVEGFFEEAAS, encoded by the coding sequence ATGAGCAGTCGCACGAGGCACAGGGTGGTGTCTTCCGCAGTCGGGATGTTCCTGCGCAGGCTCTACAGAGCAGTCAGGAGCTCCCTGCAGATACGAATGGTCCTTCTGGCAACGGTTTCGGCACTGCTGATCGGCGTCGTCTTCATGACAGCCTCCCTGTATTCGGTCAGGACCTCCCTCTTGAACCAGGTTCTGCGACAGGCACAGGCCGACTTTGCCGCTGAGCTGGCCAGGGCTCAGGGAGGACTTGACTCCGCAGACATCACCGGTGATGAGGGCAGCTATCAGAAACTGGTGGTCAATATGGCAGCCAACGTTCAGAATGAGGGGGCGCCCAACATGGTTGGGGTCTTCATCTGGCCGGATGACTCCACAGCCCGCAGGTTCGTCCCCGTATCCACTGCCCCGGGAGACAGCGACCTGATCACCCCGGAAATCAGGAATGCCGTCGTCTCGAATGGCAGCCACTCATACTCGCAGATGATCAACACGGCCGACAAGGGTCAGTACCCGGTCCCGGGCATCGTCATGGGGTCCATGCTGAGGCCGGCCACTACCGGAGGGATCGAGTTCTATGCCATCTACTCCTTCGCAGACCAGCAGCGCTCCGTGCTCTCCGTGCAGATGGCCCTTCTTGCGGTCAGCGTGGTGACCAGCGTTGTGATGGGGATCATCGTGTTCCTGGCCCTTCACTCAGTCATCCGTCCGGTGACCAAGGTGGCAGGTGCCGCCAAGGGATTGGCCCAAGGGGAGTCGGACGTCCGGGTCACCGAGGACCGGACCGATGAGCTGGGCACCCTGCAGCGTTCCTTCAACGTGATGGCTGATTCCATCAATGAGAAGATCGGTCAGCTGGAGGAGGCCGAAGCCTACCAGCGCAGGTTTGTATCAGATGTCAGCCATGAGCTGCGGACCCCGGTCACCACCATCCGCATGGCCACGGACCTGCTCTTCAAGACTCGGGACGACCTGGATCCCAGCAAGCGCAGGACCGTGGAATTGCTGGACAAGCAGGTGTCGCGCTTCGCCAGCATGCTTGAGGATCTTCTCGAAATATCCAGGTACGAGGCTGGCCAGACATCGCTGAATCCGGACCTGTGCGATGCCTGCGGTCTGGTCCGCAACGTGGTCCAGCAGGTCGCCCAGATAGCCAGGACGAAGGGGGTTGCAGTGAAGGCGCTCCTTCCCGACCACAAGGTGATGATCACCGTCGATGCCAGCCGTTGCACTTCGATTCTGCGCAACCTGGTCAACAATGCCATCGATTTCGCCGAGGACGGGCCGGTGCAGCTGCGGCTGGCCGTCTCGGAGCACGCCGTGGTATTCAGTGTGCGCGACTGGGGAACCGGCATTGCGCCCGAAGACCTGACTCATATATTCGAACGGTTCTGGCGGGCCGATCCGTCGCGGTCTCGATTGACCGGCGGTACAGGTCTGGGGCTGTCGATCGCCTTGGACAATACCGACCTCATGCATGGCCTGCTCCAGGTGCGCTCGCAGGTTGGGCAGGGGACCTGGTTCCTGCTGACCCTGCCCAGGGATGTCTCCGAGCAACTGGATCAGGGGAGTGCGCCGGTCCGATTCCAGCCTGGCCATGGTCTGGACGTGGAAGGCTTCTTCGAAGAGGCTGCATCATGA
- a CDS encoding amino acid ABC transporter substrate-binding protein/permease: MIAKHVRQGWTSGPGRWAVGLLALVLGLSALIVAPLATPAQAAQDSPAAQAVHGRTFRVATDTTFAPFEFRDSSGKLVGIDMDLIRKIADIEGFSVQIQSLGFNAALQALNSQQADVVIAGMTITDQRKQVYDFTDPYFDSGVQMAIAKDNDQIHSYKDLRGSVVAVKTGSEGEAFAKQRAAQYGFSVKAVDQSSTMYEMVKSGNAQAVIDDYPVLAYGIAQGNGLKTVTKKEPGASYGAAVRKGENKEFVAAFNEGLARMKADGSYKKLVDAYVGSGHSSKSAPASRPGFFELVRQAFPSLMLGLRNTLAITAISFVIALAIGIILGLWRISPNRILSWIARIYVAIFRGTPVLVWAFFFYLGVPQLIGHRISIWLAGALTLSLNSGAYLVEIVRGAIDSVDVGQMEGARSLGLTRRMALRRVILPQAVRFATPSIINQLVIMLKDSSLLLAIGFGELLYQAQQIYAANFRVTETLFMVGVIYFVAISALTWMANMLDRRLHR; the protein is encoded by the coding sequence GTGATCGCCAAGCATGTTCGCCAGGGATGGACATCGGGTCCAGGCAGGTGGGCCGTCGGCCTGTTGGCCTTGGTCCTAGGGCTCTCAGCCCTGATCGTCGCCCCCCTGGCCACGCCGGCGCAGGCGGCTCAGGACTCCCCCGCCGCGCAGGCGGTCCACGGACGCACCTTCCGCGTCGCCACCGACACCACTTTCGCCCCCTTTGAATTCCGCGACTCCTCCGGCAAGCTGGTCGGCATCGACATGGATCTGATCCGCAAGATCGCCGACATCGAGGGCTTCTCGGTGCAGATCCAGTCCCTGGGCTTCAACGCCGCCCTGCAGGCCTTGAACTCCCAGCAGGCCGACGTGGTCATAGCCGGCATGACCATCACCGACCAGCGCAAGCAGGTCTACGACTTCACCGACCCCTATTTCGACTCCGGCGTGCAGATGGCCATCGCCAAGGACAACGACCAGATCCACAGCTACAAGGATCTGCGAGGCAGCGTGGTGGCCGTCAAGACCGGCAGCGAGGGCGAGGCTTTCGCCAAGCAGCGTGCGGCCCAGTACGGGTTTAGCGTCAAGGCGGTGGACCAGTCCTCCACCATGTACGAGATGGTCAAGTCCGGCAACGCCCAGGCGGTCATCGACGACTACCCAGTCCTGGCCTACGGCATCGCCCAGGGCAACGGGCTGAAGACCGTGACCAAGAAGGAGCCTGGCGCCTCCTACGGGGCGGCCGTCCGCAAGGGCGAGAACAAGGAGTTCGTGGCCGCCTTCAACGAGGGTCTGGCCAGGATGAAGGCCGACGGCAGCTATAAAAAACTGGTCGATGCCTATGTGGGCAGCGGCCATTCCAGCAAGAGCGCCCCCGCCTCCAGGCCAGGATTCTTCGAGCTGGTCCGCCAGGCCTTCCCCTCCCTGATGCTGGGCCTGCGCAACACCCTGGCCATCACGGCCATATCCTTCGTCATCGCCCTGGCCATCGGCATCATCCTGGGACTGTGGCGGATCAGCCCCAACCGGATCCTGTCCTGGATCGCCCGGATCTATGTGGCGATCTTCAGGGGCACACCCGTCCTGGTCTGGGCCTTCTTCTTCTACCTGGGCGTCCCCCAGCTGATCGGCCACCGCATCAGCATCTGGCTGGCCGGCGCGCTGACCCTGTCCCTGAACTCCGGAGCCTACCTGGTGGAGATCGTGCGCGGCGCCATCGACTCGGTTGACGTCGGGCAGATGGAGGGTGCCCGCAGCCTGGGCCTGACACGTCGCATGGCCCTGCGCCGGGTCATCCTGCCCCAGGCCGTCAGATTCGCCACGCCCTCCATCATCAACCAGCTGGTCATCATGCTCAAGGACTCCTCCCTGCTGCTGGCCATCGGCTTCGGCGAACTGCTCTACCAGGCCCAGCAGATCTACGCGGCCAACTTCCGCGTGACAGAGACCCTGTTCATGGTGGGCGTCATCTACTTCGTCGCCATCAGCGCCCTGACCTGGATGGCCAATATGCTCGATAGGAGGCTGCATCGATGA
- a CDS encoding MFS transporter, protein MSTAVIDNADISEQSKGLGVAEDDLAVREITRRVDNARESATFYKIVALVAAGMLMDSIDVYVGSAVASSALSTGWSTVAQNSLFLSAGFLGLLVGSLLAGFIGDLRGRKTAYQINLLLFGGFTLLGALAPNMAVLSVCRLGAGLGLGAEIVTGFSMVNEFAPIRHRGRWSAIVSLVANTGVPLAMLLCAWIIPRWSWRPLFVGIGLAAALIWYLRRDIPESPRWLAQHGRIDEATQVVELLEANNAQGNSGSGSASGSALVGKDEGTQAPAQASGSIVRGLIVATVAVSATNVCSYAFTSWVPTILLKRGINLSGSLWISTLMMLGAPLGCLIGSLLLDRIGRKRIIVTAFLLTAVFGMLYAAQTSQVTAILVGILLMASLYVLMSSVVAVYAPELFPTTVRFRCVGIANAVAKLCNVLMPVLIGAMLSVWGSTSIFVTISLVALASMLVVGLMGWETSGRSVG, encoded by the coding sequence ATGTCGACAGCGGTCATTGACAATGCAGACATATCCGAACAATCAAAGGGCCTCGGCGTGGCCGAGGACGACCTGGCGGTCCGCGAGATTACCCGGCGAGTAGACAATGCTCGTGAATCGGCTACTTTTTACAAGATCGTGGCCCTGGTGGCCGCGGGAATGCTCATGGACAGCATCGATGTCTATGTGGGCAGCGCAGTAGCCAGTTCAGCACTGAGCACCGGGTGGTCCACGGTCGCCCAGAATTCCCTCTTCCTGTCGGCTGGTTTCCTGGGGCTCCTGGTGGGCTCGCTGCTGGCCGGATTCATCGGAGACCTGCGAGGGCGCAAGACCGCCTATCAGATCAACCTGCTGCTCTTCGGAGGCTTTACCCTGCTGGGCGCTCTGGCCCCGAACATGGCCGTCCTCTCGGTCTGCCGCCTGGGGGCCGGCCTGGGTCTTGGCGCCGAAATCGTCACCGGATTCTCCATGGTCAACGAATTCGCTCCCATCAGGCATCGCGGCCGCTGGAGCGCCATCGTCTCGCTGGTGGCCAACACCGGAGTGCCCCTGGCCATGCTCCTGTGCGCCTGGATCATTCCGCGCTGGTCCTGGCGGCCGCTCTTCGTGGGCATTGGTCTGGCAGCGGCGTTGATCTGGTACCTGCGGCGTGACATCCCTGAGTCCCCTCGATGGCTGGCCCAGCACGGGCGGATAGACGAGGCCACCCAGGTGGTCGAGCTTCTGGAGGCCAACAACGCTCAGGGTAATTCAGGCTCCGGTTCTGCCAGTGGCTCCGCCCTTGTTGGGAAGGATGAAGGCACTCAAGCACCTGCCCAGGCTTCGGGCAGCATTGTCCGCGGCCTGATTGTGGCCACTGTGGCAGTCTCGGCCACCAATGTCTGCTCCTACGCCTTCACCTCCTGGGTGCCCACCATCCTGCTCAAGCGGGGCATCAATCTGAGCGGATCCCTGTGGATCAGCACCCTGATGATGCTGGGTGCCCCCCTGGGCTGCCTGATCGGATCCCTGCTCTTGGACCGGATAGGTCGTAAGCGGATCATCGTCACCGCCTTCCTGCTGACAGCGGTTTTCGGTATGCTCTACGCCGCGCAGACCAGCCAGGTCACGGCCATCCTGGTGGGCATCCTGCTCATGGCCAGCCTCTACGTCCTCATGTCTTCAGTGGTGGCCGTCTATGCGCCCGAGCTCTTCCCGACCACGGTCCGCTTCCGTTGCGTGGGCATTGCCAATGCCGTTGCCAAGCTCTGCAATGTGCTCATGCCCGTGCTGATCGGTGCCATGCTCAGCGTATGGGGGAGCACCTCGATCTTCGTCACCATCAGCCTGGTTGCCCTGGCCTCCATGCTGGTTGTAGGCCTGATGGGATGGGAGACCTCCGGCCGTTCGGTGGGCTGA
- a CDS encoding ABC transporter substrate-binding protein: MNTVLKKALTIATASAAVLAMGACGSSGSSSSKGGDKQKTIGFVAVGPEGGFRTANENDLKKAFKNAGFNMIYSPTQNNDQQKQIQAFNKFVNDEVDAIVLSSTEDSGWDESLKKAKEAEIPVFLVDRNVQTKDESLVASHIGPSNEWAGQQAAEFVNKNFPDGANGLILEGPAGLSVVKDRQKGWDSKIGGNIKVLESQSANWSTDEAKTVTAGLLDKYKSQNVQFIFSQNDEMGLGAAQAVDAAGLKGKVKIITIDGTKPALKALIDGDLSLVIEYNPLFGETTAKTVKDYLDGKKVKKNIVIDSKVFTADEAKKVIDSRAY; encoded by the coding sequence ATGAATACAGTACTGAAGAAGGCGCTGACCATCGCCACGGCCTCGGCTGCGGTCTTGGCCATGGGAGCTTGCGGCTCTTCCGGATCCAGCTCCAGCAAGGGCGGCGACAAGCAGAAGACCATCGGATTCGTTGCTGTAGGCCCTGAGGGCGGCTTCCGCACGGCCAACGAGAACGATCTGAAGAAGGCCTTCAAGAATGCCGGATTCAACATGATCTATTCGCCGACCCAGAACAACGATCAGCAGAAGCAGATCCAGGCCTTCAACAAGTTCGTCAACGACGAGGTTGATGCCATCGTCCTGTCCTCCACCGAGGACAGCGGATGGGATGAGTCGCTGAAGAAGGCCAAGGAGGCCGAGATCCCGGTCTTCCTGGTCGACCGCAACGTGCAGACCAAGGACGAAAGCCTGGTCGCCTCCCACATCGGACCTTCCAACGAGTGGGCAGGGCAGCAGGCGGCAGAGTTCGTCAACAAGAACTTCCCCGATGGAGCCAATGGCCTGATTCTGGAGGGCCCTGCTGGCCTGTCGGTGGTCAAGGACCGCCAGAAGGGCTGGGATTCCAAGATCGGTGGCAACATCAAGGTTCTGGAGAGCCAGTCGGCCAACTGGTCCACTGACGAGGCCAAGACCGTCACCGCCGGACTGCTGGACAAGTACAAGAGCCAGAATGTCCAGTTCATCTTCTCGCAGAACGACGAGATGGGCCTGGGCGCTGCACAGGCTGTCGATGCCGCAGGTCTTAAGGGCAAGGTCAAGATCATCACCATCGATGGCACCAAGCCTGCTCTGAAGGCACTGATCGACGGCGATCTGTCGCTGGTGATCGAGTACAACCCGCTCTTCGGCGAAACGACCGCCAAGACCGTCAAGGATTACCTGGACGGCAAGAAGGTCAAGAAGAACATCGTCATTGATTCGAAGGTCTTCACCGCCGACGAGGCCAAGAAGGTCATCGATTCCAGAGCGTACTGA
- a CDS encoding haloacid dehalogenase-like hydrolase — MRVLDFDGTIYDGESLLDFYLFTARKDPRVLHYLPIALFYAVRYRLGRVTLKQLDSAMRRVGSRYLRRLTSRPGFDMDRLVNQFWDANMHKIMDWYTPQADDVVVTASFDLVAGEACRRLGITRCIGSTLDLESLTVGYLNFGPDKPLHFQRILGQKTAIDAFYTDSAFDLPMIDLARRAYMVEHGRVRRIK, encoded by the coding sequence ATGCGGGTACTGGACTTCGATGGCACCATCTACGATGGCGAGAGTCTGCTTGACTTCTACCTGTTCACCGCCCGCAAGGATCCGCGGGTGCTTCACTACCTGCCGATCGCCCTCTTCTATGCTGTCCGCTACCGTCTGGGCCGGGTCACACTCAAGCAGCTGGACTCGGCCATGCGCCGGGTGGGCTCGCGCTACCTGCGTCGCCTGACCTCGCGTCCCGGCTTTGACATGGACCGGTTGGTCAACCAATTCTGGGATGCCAACATGCACAAGATCATGGATTGGTACACCCCCCAGGCTGACGATGTGGTGGTGACCGCCTCCTTCGATCTGGTGGCGGGGGAGGCCTGCCGCCGACTGGGCATCACCCGCTGCATCGGCTCCACCCTGGATTTGGAATCCCTGACCGTGGGCTACCTCAACTTCGGGCCTGACAAGCCCCTGCACTTTCAGCGGATCCTGGGCCAGAAGACGGCCATTGACGCCTTTTACACCGATTCGGCCTTCGATCTGCCCATGATCGATCTGGCGCGGCGTGCCTATATGGTGGAGCATGGCCGGGTCCGTCGCATCAAATAG
- a CDS encoding replication-associated recombination protein A has protein sequence MVDDLFQAADPPEEHTLPLAVRMRPKSLDEVVGQDKVTAPGTPLERLARSDPNNRLTAPSSVILFGPPGVGKTTLAYIVARQSGRHFEELSAVTSGVKEVRQVLAQARERLVSQGQETVLFIDEVHRFSKSQQDALLPSVENRDVTFIAATTENPSFSVIAPLLSRSVVVKLEALDDQDLAKLVRRAVKDQRGLKDQVRLDAEALDQIVRFSGGDARRALTILEAAAGAVTEGGPRAKGARRPLINAKVVSSVMDVAAVRYDKKGDDHYDVASAFIKSMRGSDVDAALHYLARMIRAGEDPRFIARRIMIASAEEVGMASPEVLEITVAAAQAVAMVGMPEARLILAEAVIAVATAPKSNASYLAINQALEDVDAGHIGQVPLHLRNAPTKLMKAWGNHEGYQYAHDAPDAVAPQQYMPDELVGRRYYHPNDRGYERQLGPRLEAIRAILDRAAGPGGNAGSGQ, from the coding sequence ATGGTTGATGATCTCTTCCAGGCGGCGGATCCCCCCGAGGAGCACACCCTGCCTCTGGCGGTCAGGATGCGGCCCAAGAGCCTGGACGAGGTGGTCGGCCAGGACAAGGTCACGGCTCCTGGAACCCCTTTGGAGCGGCTGGCCCGGTCGGATCCGAACAACCGCCTGACGGCTCCCAGCTCGGTCATTCTTTTCGGTCCTCCCGGGGTGGGCAAGACCACCCTGGCCTACATCGTCGCCCGACAGTCCGGACGGCATTTCGAGGAGCTTTCGGCCGTCACCTCGGGGGTCAAGGAGGTGCGGCAGGTCCTCGCCCAGGCTCGGGAGCGGCTGGTCAGCCAGGGCCAGGAGACTGTCCTCTTCATCGATGAGGTCCACCGCTTTTCCAAGTCCCAGCAGGATGCCCTGCTGCCCAGCGTGGAGAACCGGGATGTGACTTTTATCGCAGCCACCACGGAGAATCCCAGCTTTTCGGTCATTGCGCCCCTGCTTTCCCGCTCGGTGGTGGTCAAGCTGGAGGCCCTGGACGACCAGGACCTGGCCAAGCTGGTCCGCAGGGCCGTCAAGGACCAGCGGGGGCTCAAGGACCAGGTGCGGCTGGATGCAGAGGCTCTGGACCAGATCGTGCGCTTTTCCGGGGGCGACGCCCGTCGTGCTCTGACCATTCTGGAGGCTGCGGCCGGGGCCGTCACCGAGGGCGGGCCTCGTGCCAAGGGGGCGCGCCGGCCCCTGATCAATGCCAAGGTGGTCTCCTCGGTCATGGACGTGGCCGCCGTCCGCTATGACAAGAAGGGCGACGACCACTATGACGTGGCCTCGGCCTTCATCAAGTCCATGCGGGGTTCCGACGTGGATGCGGCTCTGCACTACCTGGCTCGGATGATCCGGGCAGGCGAGGACCCGCGTTTCATCGCCCGACGGATCATGATCGCCTCCGCCGAGGAGGTGGGCATGGCCTCTCCGGAGGTGCTGGAGATCACGGTCGCGGCTGCCCAGGCCGTGGCCATGGTGGGCATGCCGGAGGCCCGGCTGATCCTGGCCGAGGCAGTCATCGCCGTGGCCACTGCGCCCAAGTCCAACGCCTCCTACCTGGCCATCAACCAGGCCCTGGAGGATGTGGACGCCGGGCATATCGGCCAGGTTCCCCTGCACCTGCGCAATGCCCCCACCAAGCTGATGAAGGCCTGGGGCAACCATGAGGGCTACCAGTATGCCCACGATGCGCCGGATGCGGTGGCGCCCCAGCAGTACATGCCCGACGAACTGGTCGGGCGACGCTACTACCACCCCAATGATCGCGGCTATGAGCGTCAGCTGGGTCCACGACTGGAGGCCATCAGGGCCATCCTGGACAGGGCGGCCGGGCCGGGGGGAAACGCCGGGTCTGGGCAATGA
- the mtrA gene encoding MtrAB system response regulator MtrA encodes MKEPATILIVDDDRDLGEMLSIVLQTKSYRPVTCTDGSRAVEIFPTVEPDLVLLDIMLPGMDGIGIARWIRSRSNVPIIMLTAKSDTKNIVEGLEAGADDYVVKPFSTDELLARIHARLRPVSVRADQQGQESPAAIHGLIEINRQEHTAVKRGKQLSLTPTEFELLYVLASHPGEVLSRGELLRKVWDYQDMGDTRLVNVHVQRLRQKIEDDPENPRIIETVRGIGYKYAAEQPGS; translated from the coding sequence GTGAAAGAGCCGGCCACGATACTGATTGTCGACGATGACAGGGATCTGGGCGAGATGCTGTCAATAGTGCTGCAGACGAAGTCCTACAGGCCGGTGACCTGTACGGATGGATCCAGGGCAGTGGAGATATTCCCTACGGTGGAACCTGATCTGGTGCTGCTGGACATCATGCTGCCCGGCATGGATGGGATTGGCATCGCCCGGTGGATCAGGTCCAGATCCAATGTCCCCATCATCATGCTGACGGCCAAATCCGATACCAAGAACATCGTCGAGGGTCTGGAGGCTGGAGCCGATGACTATGTGGTCAAGCCCTTCAGCACCGATGAACTCCTGGCCAGGATTCATGCACGTCTGCGTCCGGTCTCGGTCCGGGCTGATCAGCAGGGGCAGGAGTCACCGGCCGCCATCCATGGCCTGATAGAGATCAACCGCCAGGAGCACACTGCGGTCAAGCGGGGCAAGCAGCTTTCCTTGACACCCACGGAGTTCGAGCTGCTTTACGTGCTGGCCTCGCATCCCGGGGAGGTGCTCAGCCGGGGAGAGCTGCTGCGGAAGGTCTGGGATTACCAGGATATGGGCGATACCCGTCTGGTCAACGTCCACGTGCAGCGTCTCAGGCAGAAGATCGAAGACGATCCCGAAAATCCCAGAATCATCGAGACGGTTCGGGGCATCGGTTACAAGTATGCGGCTGAGCAGCCAGGATCATGA
- a CDS encoding LpqB family beta-propeller domain-containing protein, whose amino-acid sequence MSIFRPSRWPRAFRPVRMLGLCVAMVAALVAGGCANPFGLPTSGSVRQLSPIENQPHRVFSSPEGPVDGAVPESIVKGFLAALPTGIQSDGFAVAKSYMTKRAFAGWDFNASVSIYKGSPVYDRVDDEGSGKRTALDLTTECIGSLDAHGIFSVTEQDCGSGYRTERFELAKVRGQWRISKAPAGIVISSDDFMQVYRQVVIYQFPLAKGVPVPDNRWFGWRNWRTLALKELLKGPPAWLRDSVTNFNTAKVSLAVDAVQQVKGRMEIRVSSSFASLSSENRAMLVHQMRMLLGDGNGEFDLRVVDASGIDYSHADDDLTIASGQTSNRIYSLGSSGVVGFNSSNLIRVGQPPVFHEPRGLVFSSNGGALLSDQGQVTCLKPDASSCGKLFAGTPITAIAGSFTDEVWAVRQSDSAILVDAGKPGALEFALPWLHGRRVVALTVAPEGQRLCLVLEDGSQGMNTLVMLGIVRGENQRPKGLSDQIQVIARHRYIRALTFYNDDTLVYKDGDMDAGGHSQIAPGPETIQHLPAGTTGLAAGQVNQMQSLIALDRSGIVHCLSGALEGMWYIIDSQVDTVTSGR is encoded by the coding sequence ATGAGCATTTTCAGACCGTCACGCTGGCCAAGAGCCTTTCGCCCTGTGCGGATGCTGGGGCTGTGTGTGGCCATGGTGGCTGCTCTGGTCGCAGGAGGCTGCGCCAATCCATTCGGGCTGCCGACCTCAGGGTCGGTCCGTCAGCTCAGTCCCATCGAGAATCAGCCCCATCGCGTCTTCTCCTCCCCGGAGGGTCCTGTGGACGGAGCCGTGCCAGAGAGCATTGTCAAGGGCTTCCTGGCGGCTCTGCCTACCGGCATTCAAAGCGATGGCTTTGCTGTCGCCAAGTCCTACATGACCAAGCGGGCCTTTGCGGGATGGGATTTCAATGCATCCGTCTCGATCTATAAGGGTTCCCCTGTCTATGACCGCGTGGATGACGAGGGCAGCGGGAAGAGGACTGCCCTTGACCTGACCACCGAGTGCATTGGCTCCTTGGACGCCCATGGAATATTCTCCGTCACCGAACAGGACTGCGGCTCAGGGTACAGGACCGAACGGTTTGAGCTCGCTAAAGTGCGCGGCCAATGGCGGATCAGCAAGGCCCCGGCGGGGATAGTGATCTCTTCGGATGATTTCATGCAGGTCTACCGTCAGGTCGTCATCTATCAGTTCCCCTTGGCCAAGGGTGTGCCTGTTCCCGACAACCGCTGGTTCGGCTGGCGAAACTGGAGGACCCTGGCCCTTAAGGAACTGCTGAAGGGCCCTCCGGCCTGGCTGCGGGATTCCGTGACGAACTTCAACACCGCCAAGGTCTCCCTGGCAGTCGATGCGGTGCAGCAGGTCAAGGGACGCATGGAAATCAGGGTAAGCAGCTCCTTCGCCTCCCTGAGCAGCGAAAACAGGGCCATGCTGGTCCATCAAATGCGGATGCTCTTGGGCGACGGCAATGGCGAGTTTGATCTGCGGGTGGTCGATGCGTCAGGGATTGACTACTCCCACGCGGATGACGACCTGACCATAGCTTCAGGGCAGACTTCCAACCGCATCTACAGTCTGGGCAGCAGCGGGGTGGTAGGTTTCAACTCCTCGAACCTGATCAGGGTCGGTCAGCCTCCCGTCTTTCATGAGCCCAGGGGGCTGGTCTTTTCCTCCAACGGCGGTGCGCTGCTGTCTGATCAGGGCCAGGTGACCTGTCTGAAACCCGATGCTTCATCCTGCGGAAAACTGTTTGCCGGCACACCCATTACCGCCATAGCCGGCAGTTTCACCGATGAGGTTTGGGCTGTCAGGCAGAGTGATTCCGCCATCCTGGTCGACGCAGGCAAGCCGGGTGCCTTGGAATTCGCCCTGCCCTGGCTGCATGGGCGGCGTGTGGTCGCCCTGACTGTGGCACCTGAGGGGCAGCGTCTATGCCTGGTGCTCGAAGATGGTTCGCAGGGTATGAACACCCTGGTCATGCTGGGTATTGTCCGAGGCGAGAATCAGCGGCCGAAGGGCTTGAGCGACCAGATCCAGGTCATCGCCCGACATCGGTATATCAGGGCCTTGACCTTCTACAACGACGACACCCTGGTCTACAAGGATGGCGACATGGATGCGGGCGGCCATTCCCAGATCGCCCCTGGCCCGGAGACGATCCAGCATTTGCCGGCCGGAACCACAGGCTTGGCTGCAGGGCAGGTCAATCAGATGCAGAGCCTGATCGCCCTGGACCGTTCGGGCATCGTTCACTGCCTTTCCGGAGCCCTGGAGGGCATGTGGTACATCATTGATTCCCAGGTGGATACGGTTACCAGCGGCAGGTGA
- a CDS encoding MarR family winged helix-turn-helix transcriptional regulator: protein MLKKSHYHNLSSCIAGIYRHARNDASRYTGDSTLRGTQGDLIVYLYDHPGLSQRQIARDLCVDPSLLARDLKALKALGLVSREQNPADHRVNIIALTRSGAGIARKRIRSVNNWWIDLFKQNPDIDPETLQNELRCVYNRLLANQL, encoded by the coding sequence ATGTTGAAGAAGAGCCACTACCACAACCTGAGCAGCTGTATAGCCGGAATCTACCGGCATGCACGCAACGATGCCAGCCGGTATACAGGCGACTCCACCTTACGGGGCACCCAGGGTGATCTGATCGTATACCTCTATGACCATCCAGGCCTCAGCCAGCGCCAGATAGCCCGGGACCTGTGCGTAGATCCCAGTCTGTTGGCCCGGGATCTGAAAGCCTTAAAAGCCCTGGGCCTGGTCAGCCGTGAACAGAACCCCGCCGATCACCGGGTCAATATCATCGCTCTGACCAGGTCAGGCGCAGGCATAGCGCGCAAGCGAATCAGATCGGTCAACAACTGGTGGATCGATCTGTTCAAACAGAATCCAGATATCGACCCTGAGACCTTGCAGAACGAGTTGCGCTGCGTCTACAACCGGCTCCTGGCCAACCAGCTCTGA